Proteins from a genomic interval of Polaribacter sp. Q13:
- a CDS encoding SusD/RagB family nutrient-binding outer membrane lipoprotein: MKKILILIAAVIITSCSDNLEGLNKNIKDPSAVPGESLFTGAQKNLVDQIVDLNVNNNNTKLWSQYLQETTYTDESNYDQVTRTIPGTQWSVLYKDVLKDLDEAAKVIEATTYPLASDAELKSNKLQVIEILKVYTYSILVETFGDVPYSESLDIDNLLPKYDNGLTVYKDLVTRLTAAISALDTSKGSFDTADNIYAGDVTSWKKFAASLKLRMGILLSDVDNAFAKSTVESAVATGVFTSNADNANFKYLPADPNTHPVHANLVLSGRHDFVAAETIVEIMQPRSYEYLEDTNEDGTIDSKDDKTVVPGSVTVTDPRMKYFFSDNYDADKTVSQTVYLGGIIGSTSSFASHTQVSAKVEAADAPGVILDYAEVEFLLAEASARTFSVGGTTASHYNTAIEASILNWGGTAAEATTYLAQPTVSYLTAIATSTAAMPWKEVIGTQKWLALYNRGFEAWTSIRLLDFPEMKTPSDALSGYPNKYTYPVIEQTLNRANYTSASAAIGSDTAEQKLFWDKN, encoded by the coding sequence TAATATTAATTGCGGCAGTAATTATTACATCTTGTTCAGACAATTTAGAAGGTCTTAACAAGAACATAAAAGATCCTTCTGCCGTTCCTGGAGAAAGTTTATTTACAGGAGCACAGAAAAATTTAGTAGACCAAATAGTTGATCTAAATGTAAACAATAATAATACCAAACTTTGGTCTCAGTACTTGCAGGAAACTACGTATACAGATGAAAGCAATTACGATCAAGTAACTCGTACAATTCCTGGTACACAATGGAGTGTTCTTTATAAAGATGTATTAAAAGATTTGGACGAAGCAGCTAAAGTTATTGAAGCAACAACATACCCTTTAGCTTCTGATGCCGAACTAAAATCGAATAAACTACAAGTAATAGAAATATTAAAAGTATATACTTATAGTATTTTAGTAGAAACTTTTGGTGATGTTCCTTATTCTGAATCTTTAGACATAGACAATTTATTACCTAAATACGATAACGGTCTTACAGTTTATAAAGACTTAGTAACAAGATTAACTGCTGCAATTAGCGCACTAGACACCTCTAAAGGTAGTTTTGACACCGCTGATAATATTTATGCAGGTGATGTTACAAGCTGGAAAAAGTTTGCAGCTTCATTAAAATTAAGAATGGGTATTTTATTATCTGACGTAGATAATGCATTCGCAAAAAGCACTGTAGAATCTGCTGTTGCAACTGGTGTATTTACAAGCAATGCAGACAATGCTAACTTTAAGTATCTGCCAGCAGATCCTAACACGCACCCTGTACACGCTAATTTAGTTTTAAGCGGCAGACATGATTTTGTTGCAGCTGAAACAATTGTAGAAATTATGCAACCTAGATCATATGAGTATTTGGAAGACACAAATGAGGATGGAACTATAGATAGTAAAGATGATAAAACTGTGGTACCAGGATCTGTAACTGTAACAGACCCTAGAATGAAATACTTTTTCTCAGACAACTATGACGCTGATAAAACCGTTTCTCAAACCGTTTATCTAGGCGGAATAATTGGTAGCACCTCTAGCTTTGCATCACACACACAAGTATCTGCAAAAGTAGAAGCAGCAGATGCTCCAGGAGTAATTTTAGATTACGCAGAAGTAGAATTTCTTTTAGCAGAAGCTAGCGCAAGAACTTTCTCCGTAGGAGGAACTACTGCAAGCCATTATAATACTGCTATTGAAGCTTCAATTTTAAATTGGGGTGGAACTGCTGCTGAAGCAACGACATACCTTGCTCAACCAACTGTTAGTTACCTAACAGCAATTGCAACAAGTACTGCTGCAATGCCATGGAAAGAAGTTATTGGTACTCAAAAATGGTTAGCTTTATACAATAGAGGTTTTGAGGCTTGGACTTCAATCAGACTTTTAGATTTTCCAGAAATGAAAACTCCATCTGATGCATTATCTGGATACCCAAATAAATATACTTATCCTGTAATAGAACAAACATTAAACAGAGCAAACTATACTTCTGCCTCTGCAGCCATTGGCTCAGACACAGCAGAACAAAAATTATTTTGGGATAAAAACTAA